The DNA sequence CCGCGTCCACAGCCGGGCCCTGTCCTCGCTGCCGGTGCGCACGGCCCGGGCCGGCCGCGGTACGGGAACGTGCTCGGCGCGCGCGAGGCCGCCGAGCCGGTCGTGCAGCAGGGCCGACTGCTCGGCGGGCGAGCCGGCGGCCGCGAGTTCGGGAAGGCGCTCGGCGACGGCCGCGCGGGCGGTCATCAGACGGCCCGCCGCCGCCGGGGTGCTGGCCTCCGTCTCGGCCGCGGTCTCCGGGAGGTCCAGGCCGACCCCGTCGTACAGGAGGAGCGTGCGCCGGTAGGCCGGGGGCAGGTCGAGCAGCGCGCCGAACAGCGCCTGCTTCCCCGGCTCGGTGGGCGGGGCGTCGGGGTGCCGGTGCGCGCGGCGCAGCCGGTGCCAGGGGGACATCGCGTACTCGTACGCCGCCGCGCGCACCCAGCCGGCCGGGTCCCGGTCGACGGCCACCTCGGGCCAGCGGTGCCAGGCCAGTTCGAAGGCGCGCTCGACGGACTCGCGGGCCAGGGCGCGGCGGCCGGTCAGCAGGTAGGCCTGCCGGACGAGGCCGGGGGCGGTGCGGGTGTACAGCTCGTCGAACGCCTCGGCGGGGGAGAGGCATCGCCCTTCCTTCTCCGCCTGCTTGTCCGCCTCCGCCGCCGCCTCCTTCTCCGCCTCCTTCGCCCCTTCCGCCTCCGCACGGGTGCCCGTGGCCGTAACCGCCTCCGCCCGCACCGTCGGCTTCACCTCCGGAACGGCTTGGGGGCGGGCTTCCGGAGCGGCTTCGGGAAGGGGTTCCGGCGTGGCTTCCGCAGCGGGGGCCGGGAGGGGCTCCGGAGCCGTCGGCGTCGGAGCCGCCACGGCCGGGGGCGGTGGCGCGGCGGGCGCCTCCGGCCCGGGGGCGATGAGCTTCGCGTACAGCGCGCGCTTGCGCCCGCGCGGGCTCGTGCGCCCCGTCTCCCAGGAGCGCACGGTGGCGCGCGTGACGCCGACGGCCGCCGCTACCTGTTCCTCGCTCAGTGACTTCGCCTCGCGCAGTCTGCGGCGCTCCTTGGGGGAGGGCAGCGGCGGCGCGGCGGCCTCGTCGGTCGTGCTCCGGGTCATGGACGACCCCCGGCAGCGCCGCACTGGGTGAAAAAGTACATAAACGTATATTGAGCGACACAACGGCTGTTAGCGCGTTACGCGATATAAGCGCGTGTCGTTGGCAGCATGGGCCGCGTGACCCAAATGACGCAGCGCGGCCCGAAGGCGACGGCCGAGCGGAACCGCACCCTGGCCCTGGCCTCCGCCCTGGTGCGGGGAGCCGTCGCCGCCGGACTCGGCCTCGGGGCGTTGGCCGTGCTGGTCATGGTGGTGTGGATCAGCTCCCCGTACCCCGACAGCGGACCGGGCGGGGCACTGCGTGCGGCGGCCGGGATCTGGCTGCTCGCGCACGGCGCGGGACTCGTGCGGCCCGACACCCTGAGCGGCGTTCCCGCCCCCGTCGGCGTGGTGCCGTTGCTGCTCGTCGTGGGCCCGGTCTGGCTGGCGCATCGCGCGGCACGCGATGCGGCGGTGCCGGAGGACGGTCGGCCCAGGCCTTCACCGGCGGGCGCGTTCTGCGCGGTGACCGCGGGATACCTGCTGGTCGTGGCGGGGGCTGCGGCCTGGGCGAGGGACGGTTCGCTGCGCCCGGACGCGGACACGCTGGTGTTCCCGGTGGCGCTGGTGGTGGCCGGTGCGGCGGCGGCCGGGGTGTGGACGGCGGCCGGGCGGCCACTCGGGCCCCTGCCGTCCTGGTCGCCCCTGGCGCTTCAGGAGGCGATCGCGCGGACGCTCTTCCGCGACCGGGCCGAGGCGGCGTGCCGGTCGGCGGCGGTGGGCGTGACGGTGCTGCTCGGCGGCGGTGCGCTGCTGGTCGCGGTGGCGCTCGGCCGGAACGCGGGGGCGG is a window from the Streptomyces sp. MMBL 11-1 genome containing:
- a CDS encoding helix-turn-helix domain-containing protein, with protein sequence MTRSTTDEAAAPPLPSPKERRRLREAKSLSEEQVAAAVGVTRATVRSWETGRTSPRGRKRALYAKLIAPGPEAPAAPPPPAVAAPTPTAPEPLPAPAAEATPEPLPEAAPEARPQAVPEVKPTVRAEAVTATGTRAEAEGAKEAEKEAAAEADKQAEKEGRCLSPAEAFDELYTRTAPGLVRQAYLLTGRRALARESVERAFELAWHRWPEVAVDRDPAGWVRAAAYEYAMSPWHRLRRAHRHPDAPPTEPGKQALFGALLDLPPAYRRTLLLYDGVGLDLPETAAETEASTPAAAGRLMTARAAVAERLPELAAAGSPAEQSALLHDRLGGLARAEHVPVPRPARAVRTGSEDRARLWTRAAIVGVALLIAVTGLTLYTAPTHYEPPISPGERVGGVPPRGGPQKLTAQDLELQKTLREQLAHGPERLVPQLR